In Ilumatobacter fluminis, the following proteins share a genomic window:
- a CDS encoding dynamin family protein, with translation MSVADLDQSLAAAGELLRSAGRADLADRAQAARVRAARPNTVVCIVGEFKQGKSSLLNALIGQELCPVDDDIATATLTLVRHGEQADAVVRYVGDDEPKAERIAVDEVATYVTEHGSTSDRRIERVDVLVPSPLLADGLALVDSPGMGGLGAGHASATLSFLPFADGLVFVSDATSELTAPELDFLAIARERCPDVVIALTKTDIAPEWRRILDLDRAHLDRRDLDIPIVPVSSALRQAAFTARDRELNERSGIPELIQVLAKRVIGPAKANAATRAAGETAAMIRSTESVLRAELEALTDPAAAERLREQADAATQRLETLRGGSARWQTVLGDRITDLSSEVTHRLRGRVRETTRIIEEQIETLKTAEQWDGLAATLQSDVADTVTEAFVSIETGRGSIRAELAELLAADDVIGPSESRQFDVLDTASMWRARDIDPSESSGGRAFRTGITGLRGAQGGVLMLGVSSQFLPQAAALFIASNPVLLGAGALFGGFQLMDDRKRKLQQRRQGARTQLRSFTDEVQFEVMNEITQFLRSVQRELRDEFIALIGDLQTSWTAAAQQAQQTLAAGEQAATERAAGIRAMLERGDTLAAGLDELAGGAA, from the coding sequence ATGAGCGTGGCCGATCTCGACCAGTCGCTCGCCGCAGCCGGTGAGCTGCTCCGCTCGGCTGGCCGCGCCGATCTCGCCGATCGCGCCCAGGCTGCACGTGTGCGGGCCGCTCGGCCGAACACGGTGGTGTGCATCGTCGGCGAGTTCAAGCAGGGCAAGAGCTCACTCCTGAACGCACTGATCGGCCAAGAGCTCTGCCCGGTCGACGACGACATCGCGACCGCGACCCTGACCCTCGTCCGCCACGGCGAGCAGGCCGACGCCGTCGTCCGCTACGTCGGTGACGACGAGCCGAAGGCCGAACGGATCGCCGTCGACGAGGTGGCCACGTACGTCACCGAACACGGGTCGACCAGCGACCGCCGGATCGAGCGCGTCGACGTGCTCGTCCCGAGCCCGCTCCTCGCCGACGGCCTCGCCCTGGTCGACTCGCCCGGCATGGGCGGCCTCGGTGCCGGTCACGCCAGCGCCACCCTCTCGTTCCTGCCGTTCGCCGACGGGCTGGTGTTCGTCAGCGACGCCACCTCCGAGTTGACGGCACCCGAGCTCGACTTCCTGGCCATCGCCCGCGAACGGTGCCCCGACGTCGTCATCGCCCTCACCAAGACCGACATCGCACCCGAATGGCGACGCATCCTCGATCTCGACCGGGCGCACCTCGACCGTCGCGACCTCGACATCCCGATCGTCCCGGTGAGTTCGGCGCTGCGCCAGGCGGCGTTCACCGCCCGCGACCGCGAACTCAACGAACGGAGCGGCATCCCCGAGCTGATCCAGGTGCTCGCGAAGCGGGTCATCGGACCGGCCAAGGCGAACGCGGCGACGCGTGCCGCCGGCGAGACCGCCGCCATGATCCGATCGACGGAGTCGGTGCTGCGCGCCGAACTCGAGGCACTCACCGATCCGGCTGCCGCCGAGCGACTCCGGGAGCAGGCAGACGCGGCGACACAGCGGCTCGAGACCTTGCGCGGCGGGTCGGCGCGTTGGCAGACCGTGCTCGGCGATCGCATCACCGACCTGTCGAGCGAGGTGACGCACCGGCTCCGCGGCCGGGTTCGCGAGACGACCCGGATCATCGAGGAACAGATCGAGACGCTGAAGACGGCCGAGCAGTGGGACGGGCTCGCCGCCACGTTGCAGAGCGACGTCGCCGACACGGTGACCGAGGCGTTCGTGTCGATCGAGACCGGCCGCGGTTCGATCCGGGCCGAACTCGCCGAGCTGCTCGCAGCCGACGACGTGATCGGGCCGAGCGAGTCACGCCAGTTCGACGTGCTCGACACGGCGTCGATGTGGCGGGCGCGCGACATCGATCCGTCGGAGTCGTCGGGCGGCCGTGCGTTCCGCACCGGCATCACGGGTCTGCGCGGCGCTCAGGGCGGCGTGCTCATGCTCGGTGTCAGCAGCCAGTTCCTCCCGCAGGCGGCGGCGCTGTTCATCGCGTCGAACCCGGTGCTGCTCGGCGCCGGCGCCCTGTTCGGTGGGTTCCAGCTGATGGACGACCGGAAACGGAAGCTGCAGCAACGGCGTCAGGGCGCGCGCACCCAGCTGCGCTCCTTCACCGACGAGGTCCAGTTCGAGGTGATGAACGAGATCACCCAGTTCCTCCGATCGGTGCAGCGCGAGCTGCGTGACGAGTTCATCGCACTGATCGGCGATCTGCAGACGAGCTGGACGGCCGCCGCCCAGCAGGCGCAACAAACCCTCGCGGCCGGCGAGCAGGCCGCAACCGAACGCGCTGCTGGGATCAGGGCAATGCTCGAACGGGGCGACACCCTCGCCGCCGGGCTCGACGAGTTGGCCGGAGGTGCGGCATGA
- a CDS encoding alpha/beta hydrolase family protein → MRTSGGSRSSILTTRLSAGLAVGLLAVGCQPGLRGEATEATATTAGLAVSTTASVADVTAPAHRSAGRNGVVELFYEDVTGADRAVRFEVRMPAAVGDAVDADGEVPVVVWSHGGSRGKDDPGRVGETWGKAFNEAGYAFVAVAHPGRSAEEREAVCDAVGASPCELYNTLYWDRPHDVQQVFDWIDERGAEAGIDADRIVYGGHSAGAISTMVVAGVDWVFDDELAPPSDDRPIAFVTASPPGVEARSLTEDRFDELDRPMLFLTGKGDSTGSTQATDRRATFSLLPDDPTSFMLWVDHGAARHDAFNLSRSGCQRAGGSAEQCRTMVRTIARVGTEFVDTVTTDGDPSTYFDLVDQNLSGPFDWHHT, encoded by the coding sequence ATGCGTACGAGCGGCGGTTCCCGATCATCCATCCTGACCACCCGGCTGTCGGCCGGGCTGGCCGTCGGCCTGTTGGCGGTCGGCTGCCAGCCCGGCCTGCGGGGTGAGGCCACCGAGGCGACGGCGACGACGGCCGGTCTGGCCGTCTCCACCACGGCGTCGGTTGCCGACGTGACGGCGCCGGCGCACCGCAGCGCCGGGCGCAACGGTGTGGTCGAGCTGTTCTACGAAGACGTGACCGGGGCCGACCGGGCGGTCCGGTTCGAGGTGCGGATGCCGGCCGCCGTCGGCGACGCCGTGGACGCCGACGGCGAGGTGCCGGTGGTGGTCTGGTCGCACGGCGGGAGCCGCGGCAAGGACGACCCCGGCCGGGTCGGCGAGACGTGGGGCAAGGCGTTCAACGAGGCCGGTTACGCCTTCGTCGCCGTCGCCCACCCCGGCCGTTCCGCCGAGGAACGCGAGGCCGTGTGCGACGCCGTCGGAGCGTCGCCGTGCGAGCTGTACAACACGCTCTACTGGGATCGACCGCACGACGTGCAGCAGGTGTTCGACTGGATCGACGAACGCGGCGCCGAAGCGGGCATCGACGCCGACCGGATCGTCTACGGCGGACACTCGGCCGGAGCGATCAGCACGATGGTGGTCGCCGGTGTCGACTGGGTGTTCGACGACGAGCTGGCACCGCCGAGCGACGACCGCCCGATCGCGTTCGTGACCGCCTCCCCGCCCGGTGTGGAGGCCCGTTCGCTGACCGAGGACCGGTTCGACGAGCTCGACCGGCCGATGCTGTTCCTGACGGGTAAAGGCGACTCCACCGGGTCGACCCAGGCGACCGATCGGCGTGCCACGTTCTCGCTGCTCCCGGACGACCCGACCAGCTTCATGCTCTGGGTCGACCACGGCGCCGCCCGCCACGACGCGTTCAACCTGAGCCGGAGCGGGTGTCAGCGGGCCGGCGGCAGCGCAGAACAGTGCCGCACGATGGTGCGCACGATCGCCCGGGTCGGCACCGAGTTCGTCGACACCGTCACCACCGACGGCGACCCCAGCACCTACTTCGACCTCGTCGACCAGAACCTCTCCGGCCCCTTCGACTGGCACCACACCTGA
- a CDS encoding Hsp70 family protein: MPAGPRFAVGVDLGTTYTCAAVSEPPGERARVVQLTGTSQTIPSVVSITDEGVVAGEAAERRLVSHPQTTAREFKRRLGDATPIVLGSETYGAEVLTGHLLGEVLQRVERNEGGSPAVVGLAHPASWGPFRLDLLRDAGRHAGLDEVVLVPEPVAAAVANRDRVEADSRVAVYDLGGGTFDAAVVQMGATAGAEVSVVGTPEGVERLGGIDFDQAIMAHVDSVLDGQVFALDSSDPEARSALMRLRAECQAAKEHLSQDSDADVNVSLPSLQTTVRITRAEFEAMVRPRLADSLAVLDRVVASAGGWEAISSVLLVGGSSNIPAVAQAVSEHTGRPVVTATSPHLAISMGTAMVAAGGLEPAPVAAAPVAAGAATAAARAAGDDASSGSGRPGWLLPVGIVVLVLAAIGGYFAFAGGGDDDEEASVETTAPATTVPGATTVPATTVPGATTVPATDPPTTEPPTTEPPATTTPSTDAPATTAPDVPVVDVAIQECGPADSSILGVVFQSGALVAVGDDGVSNLDGATVDPCSLDLTARIPTGVTLLDSPNGAAAAGDAMAVATPAGGVIVNGSTGNVVQCDLLTGPLTVNSDGVSFPIVDGTVLRLRAEADGCSERDNSTFEGLLATAIAAGSTEQLAVGGTADGAVQLWVYDRVDNRNVVDGFGSVDGVASCNGRWCVIDLTDQLVHVVEIDGTYTGAAPIAGTPLEGVSSILATSPTGNGPAIVSTDTNIITLTAP; the protein is encoded by the coding sequence ATGCCAGCCGGACCACGCTTCGCCGTCGGAGTCGACCTCGGAACCACGTACACCTGCGCCGCCGTCAGCGAACCGCCGGGTGAACGCGCCCGTGTGGTGCAGCTCACCGGCACGTCGCAGACGATCCCCTCCGTCGTGTCGATCACCGACGAGGGCGTCGTCGCGGGCGAAGCCGCCGAGCGTCGACTCGTGTCGCACCCGCAGACGACGGCCCGCGAGTTCAAGCGCCGACTGGGCGATGCGACACCGATCGTGCTCGGCTCCGAGACCTACGGCGCCGAGGTGCTGACCGGGCATCTGCTCGGTGAGGTGTTGCAGCGGGTCGAGCGCAACGAGGGCGGCAGCCCCGCCGTCGTCGGTCTGGCGCACCCCGCGTCGTGGGGTCCGTTCCGACTCGATCTGTTGCGCGACGCCGGACGGCACGCCGGCCTCGACGAGGTCGTGCTGGTGCCCGAGCCCGTCGCCGCCGCCGTCGCAAACCGTGACCGGGTCGAGGCCGATTCACGGGTGGCCGTGTACGACCTCGGCGGGGGAACGTTCGATGCCGCCGTCGTCCAGATGGGAGCCACAGCGGGCGCCGAGGTGTCGGTGGTCGGCACGCCCGAAGGCGTCGAGCGTCTTGGCGGCATCGACTTCGACCAGGCGATCATGGCCCACGTCGACTCGGTGCTCGACGGGCAGGTGTTCGCCCTCGACTCGTCCGACCCCGAGGCCCGTTCCGCGCTGATGCGGCTGCGGGCCGAGTGTCAGGCCGCCAAGGAGCATCTGAGCCAGGACAGCGACGCCGACGTCAACGTCTCGCTCCCGTCGTTGCAGACGACCGTGCGCATCACCCGCGCCGAGTTCGAGGCGATGGTGCGCCCTCGCCTTGCCGACTCGCTCGCCGTGCTCGACCGGGTGGTCGCCTCCGCCGGTGGCTGGGAGGCGATCTCGTCGGTGCTCCTGGTCGGCGGATCGTCGAACATCCCCGCCGTCGCCCAGGCGGTGAGCGAGCACACGGGGCGCCCCGTCGTCACGGCGACATCGCCCCACCTGGCGATCTCGATGGGTACGGCGATGGTCGCTGCCGGCGGGCTCGAGCCCGCGCCGGTGGCCGCCGCCCCGGTGGCAGCGGGAGCGGCGACTGCCGCCGCCCGGGCCGCCGGCGACGATGCGTCGTCGGGGTCGGGTCGTCCGGGCTGGCTGCTGCCGGTCGGCATCGTCGTGCTCGTGCTCGCCGCCATCGGCGGGTACTTCGCGTTCGCCGGCGGTGGCGACGACGACGAGGAAGCGTCGGTCGAGACGACCGCGCCGGCCACGACCGTGCCCGGTGCCACCACCGTGCCGGCCACCACCGTGCCCGGAGCGACGACGGTGCCGGCGACCGACCCACCCACCACCGAACCGCCGACGACGGAACCGCCCGCCACCACGACCCCGTCGACCGACGCTCCCGCCACCACGGCTCCCGACGTGCCCGTCGTCGACGTGGCGATCCAGGAGTGCGGCCCGGCCGACTCGTCGATCCTCGGCGTCGTGTTCCAGTCGGGCGCCCTGGTCGCCGTCGGTGACGACGGCGTGTCGAACCTCGACGGCGCGACGGTCGACCCGTGCTCGCTCGACCTGACTGCTCGCATCCCGACCGGTGTCACCCTGCTCGACTCGCCGAACGGCGCCGCCGCGGCGGGCGACGCGATGGCGGTGGCCACACCGGCCGGCGGCGTCATCGTGAACGGCTCCACCGGCAACGTCGTGCAGTGCGATCTGCTCACGGGGCCGCTCACGGTCAACAGCGACGGTGTGTCGTTCCCGATCGTCGACGGCACGGTGCTGCGCCTGCGTGCCGAGGCCGACGGTTGCTCCGAGCGGGACAACAGCACCTTCGAGGGCCTCCTCGCCACGGCGATTGCCGCCGGCTCGACCGAGCAGCTCGCCGTCGGCGGCACGGCCGATGGCGCCGTGCAGCTCTGGGTGTACGACCGGGTCGACAACCGGAACGTGGTCGACGGCTTCGGCTCGGTTGATGGCGTCGCCTCGTGCAACGGCCGCTGGTGCGTGATCGACCTCACCGATCAGCTCGTCCACGTCGTCGAGATCGACGGCACCTACACCGGTGCCGCACCGATCGCCGGCACCCCACTCGAGGGTGTCTCGTCGATCCTGGCGACCAGCCCCACCGGCAACGGCCCCGCCATCGTCTCCACCGACACCAACATCATCACCCTCACCGCCCCCTGA
- the msrB gene encoding peptide-methionine (R)-S-oxide reductase MsrB, whose translation MADRPDVPTTEELKLKLTPMQFHVTQEAGTERAFTGEYWDTKDPGTYECIVCGIDLFDSDTKYDSHCGWPSFFDALDSDKIEYIEDRSHGMVRTEVRCNNCGAHLGHIFPDGPEPTGQRYCINSASINLQKRDA comes from the coding sequence ATGGCTGATCGACCGGACGTTCCCACCACCGAGGAGCTGAAGCTCAAGCTGACGCCGATGCAGTTCCACGTCACGCAGGAAGCGGGCACCGAACGTGCCTTCACCGGCGAGTACTGGGACACGAAAGACCCGGGCACCTACGAGTGCATCGTGTGCGGCATCGACCTGTTCGACTCCGACACCAAGTACGACTCGCACTGCGGCTGGCCGAGCTTCTTCGACGCGCTCGACTCCGACAAGATCGAGTACATCGAAGACCGCAGCCACGGCATGGTGCGCACCGAGGTCCGCTGCAACAACTGCGGCGCCCACCTCGGCCACATCTTCCCCGACGGCCCCGAGCCGACCGGCCAGCGCTACTGCATCAACTCGGCGAGCATCAACCTCCAGAAGCGCGACGCCTGA
- a CDS encoding class I SAM-dependent DNA methyltransferase yields the protein MTATTTTRATATPVVAADGRRTLRSWHDEVRALHAAGRTGEAIDLLGRLTEAVPSEPRLRHGLVALLRADGRAVDADRLAVELDPNDAGAWCRLSRHARCTQDLDLFVEASLGWEAARPGDPTVAHFAAIARQIRDGHTHARPEAGYIAELFDHYADRFEGHLAKLGYRGPDVMADLVADLIGDGELRADSTLADLGCGTGLVGDRLRDATPWNGHLTGVDLSPRMLDHAAARTFDSRPVYDAVAEADFVDYLDTVPTGLDAVVAADAFIYVGDLRPVFAATARALRPGGWLVATLERLAPGDTAATTANGFRADLSGRYLHDDDWVERELLTAGFDVVVVEPMSVRREGHRPTPGSVVVAHLPRHAP from the coding sequence GTGACCGCGACGACCACGACGAGGGCGACTGCGACGCCCGTCGTCGCAGCGGATGGGCGGCGGACCCTGCGGAGCTGGCACGACGAGGTGCGAGCCCTGCATGCGGCGGGCCGCACCGGCGAGGCGATCGATCTGCTCGGTCGCCTCACCGAGGCGGTGCCCTCCGAGCCCCGCCTCCGTCACGGCCTCGTCGCGCTCCTCCGAGCCGACGGGCGCGCGGTCGACGCCGATCGGCTCGCCGTCGAGCTCGACCCGAACGACGCCGGCGCGTGGTGCCGGCTGTCGAGACACGCCCGCTGCACCCAGGATCTCGACCTGTTCGTCGAGGCGTCGCTCGGTTGGGAGGCGGCCCGACCGGGCGACCCGACCGTCGCCCACTTCGCGGCGATCGCCCGTCAGATCCGGGACGGTCACACCCACGCCCGCCCCGAAGCCGGATACATCGCCGAGCTGTTCGACCACTACGCCGACCGGTTCGAGGGCCACCTTGCGAAGCTCGGCTACCGAGGCCCCGACGTCATGGCAGACCTCGTCGCCGACCTGATCGGCGACGGCGAGCTCCGCGCCGACTCGACGCTCGCCGACCTCGGTTGCGGAACCGGCCTGGTCGGCGACCGCCTGCGCGATGCGACGCCCTGGAACGGGCATCTCACGGGCGTCGACCTGTCGCCCCGCATGCTCGATCACGCTGCAGCCCGAACGTTCGACAGTCGCCCCGTCTACGACGCCGTTGCCGAAGCCGACTTCGTCGACTACCTCGACACGGTCCCGACTGGGCTCGACGCGGTCGTCGCCGCTGACGCGTTCATCTACGTCGGCGACCTCCGCCCCGTGTTCGCGGCGACCGCACGGGCACTCCGTCCCGGTGGCTGGCTCGTCGCCACCCTCGAACGGCTCGCGCCGGGGGACACGGCGGCGACCACGGCGAACGGCTTCCGAGCCGATCTCTCGGGTCGCTACCTGCACGACGACGACTGGGTCGAGCGAGAGCTGCTCACCGCCGGCTTCGACGTGGTCGTGGTCGAACCGATGTCGGTCCGCCGCGAAGGACACCGCCCGACACCCGGCAGCGTCGTGGTCGCCCACCTCCCCCGCCACGCCCCATGA
- a CDS encoding prepilin peptidase: MSTTTSRDDVRIVDSFGDGGKPIRRAPMLGAVAGLAAAGLLTSFGGTTALWFASALVAAGAAAGDDLRRGRLPDRLVALIAVLGLTAAVIIDGAGGAIAFLTGALALGAPLLAFHLASPCSMAFGDVKYAAAIGGLLGIVGIDVGDRLFLAMTALTVASAAAVLGAVAVRSRQVPFGPSLFLGTCVTLVFAVATRSPLA, from the coding sequence ATGTCCACCACGACCTCGCGCGATGACGTCCGGATCGTCGACTCGTTCGGCGATGGCGGGAAGCCGATCCGGCGCGCCCCGATGCTCGGCGCCGTTGCCGGGCTTGCCGCCGCCGGACTCCTCACATCGTTCGGCGGCACGACGGCGCTCTGGTTCGCGTCGGCCCTCGTCGCTGCCGGAGCTGCCGCCGGCGACGACCTCCGCCGCGGCCGGTTGCCCGATCGACTGGTCGCGCTCATCGCAGTGCTCGGCTTGACCGCGGCAGTCATCATCGACGGCGCCGGCGGTGCGATCGCATTCCTCACCGGCGCACTCGCGCTGGGCGCCCCGCTGCTCGCGTTCCATCTCGCCTCGCCCTGCTCGATGGCGTTCGGCGACGTGAAGTACGCAGCAGCGATCGGCGGGTTGCTCGGCATCGTCGGGATCGACGTCGGCGACCGGCTCTTCCTCGCCATGACGGCCCTCACGGTCGCCAGCGCCGCTGCGGTGCTCGGCGCCGTCGCCGTCCGCAGCCGGCAGGTGCCGTTCGGCCCGTCGTTGTTCCTCGGCACCTGCGTCACCCTCGTGTTCGCCGTCGCCACCAGGAGCCCCCTCGCATGA